The stretch of DNA TATATATATGCTTCTCAAgcagaaaaattatttgagaagcTAAGCCAAAtacacattaattttttttttttttttgagagagatacgtagcatgctatctgcttcatttattttttttataaacaaatTTAGTTTGAGATGTGaatttagaattcgaatttggaacctTAGATTTTATTGTTCATTTTTTAGAAGATGATGCGATATGTCTATATGGTTAGATTTCAGTGTTCACTTGTCACATCTTTCAATCAAAAATCTACCGGCAAGGCGGTGGAGTTTAGTGAccacaaatattaatttttatattgatCACAGCATTTTTTTGGTTCACATTACTATCACGTGAGTCATGCCTATTTTAACATAAGTCCTCAAGAGCATTGTGTCGCTTTCATGCCCAAAGAAATTAACTCCAGGGTTAGTATTAAATTAGTTCATTGCGTGAGTAGTAAAATAGTGCGACCACACAGGCTCTTCTAGTAGtcgttttcaaaattatttactaCTTGCGTATCTCATGcatgttttgaaaaataaacacGGCAAAAAAGGTGAAAATTACTTAATTGGGGTGTGAAACTCGCGGACGATGACACCAATTTAAAGACTAATTAACATGTTCACATTACATGTATTTTATATTCCAAAATGAGCTTAAGGAGAAGAACTTCTCGTCTTATTATATAAGATATTTCGATGTCACCGATAAAATAAAGCGTCGTATTTCTTTGCGTTTACTATTATTgggtcaaaatttttttctcacaAAAGAAATTATACGGTCAACTTTAGAAATTGCCTCGTTTCTCCATAAAACAATGCGTAAGGTGtcctatatattaataataacatAGTGAGATTACTGTTCTGATTATAAGCCCTTTTTTCTTAAAGTGGGAGAGTAGTGGGATTTGCCCTGTTATACCTGCTACCAAATTTTCCTACAGTTCAGTACTTTTGATCATCTTCGCTAGATTTAATtcgtataaaaatttatttttctcgaCATGTTAATATGGTCGgtaagaataatattattataagttGCGCATTTCTATTCTATATTGTGCTGCATCTCTATAATACGCTTTAGGTAGACTACTAAACCTGATCTTAAGATCAAGTTGCCTGTATTACTAAAAGGTAGTAGTTTGGAGTTATTTCAAGTAAATAGCTTCATGCTATTTAATCCGGCTCACTTTAAAGAGCATTTTATAAGACAAGAACAAAGAGTGCAGGATGTGCGAAGCACAGAAATTGTTCGATGTCTACGGACCATAGCAGAACTTATAGTTTGTTAAAGAGTTTGTCGCGGTTCACACAAATAGATGCACGAAACAAAATATCATCTAGATTTTCCTCTAATGCACTAAATCTATCTGAGCCTTTTATTTGTGTGCAGCTGAAGTTTAAGAATTCAGGGTTTCAATTGCAAAAGATGACTGGCCATGAGAGTGTGATTGTTGAAGCAGCAGAAACATGAAAAGGAAGGGgcgaaaaaaggagagaaaaagatgTGATTGCTTCAAGCATTTGAAATGTAGACATAGGATCCAAGCAATTTAACTAGTTAGTCAATGCACCGAAGAGTTTGATGACAAGCCATTTCATTGACCAATTACCTCTCCTTGCACCATTTGCACAGAAATTATATACTTTCAAGTTTGGTCACAGTTGAAGGATGCTATAATAGCTGTTAAAGATAGGAGTATGTAGAGAAACAAAGGCATTTTATTTCATCAGGCTAATTACATACATATTTCTCTAACACAAAGAGGAGCATCCTACAGTAATGTCCTCCCCTTTTCTACAAGTAACTTCCCCTTCTCCTTTTGTTTATGCCCCCCATAAGTAGAAAATTTTCAGCAGTAAATGATACAGAGATGGGCTGTGAGGTCAATTCCCTTTCCACGCGTTCCGCTCCTCACGAGAAGTTACATACAAAGGGCGAATCTTTAAGCAGTCACCGGAGTCTCTATTGCGACCTTGCCCGAGTACAACACGTCCTCGGACTTCTCAGCCTCCTCCCACAACTCGGGCAATGCTTCTCTAATGTTGTGGATACTCTCCAATGCGTAGTCCGCGCCTTTGGCCCGATGAGAAGTACCAACCTACAATCGGCGGAAGAAAGGTTGGGTTAAATATGTTTAGTTCCAAATGAAAATTTATACTGAGGAGTGTTGGGTGGAAGGGATTTACCAGAACAGTGTATAAGCCTATTTGTTTTCCCGCCTGAACATTACGAACGCTATCGTCAAAGAAAATCTGTAGAGCAGTTTCACCCATCACACACGAATTAGCGCAGCTCAAAAGAAACTATTGGGATAAGGAAAAGGAAGACGCTCATGCAAGACTAAACAGTTCTAGTAATAGGCATCTCACCGTCCTCTGAGGGTCGATGTTGGCAATTTTGAGAGCTTGATCCATTGCTTCTACATATGGTTTGCACAGAATCGGCGTCTTTGGAAGCTCAACGCCTTCATTTGGGCGAGACAAGTGACCGACGATATCAAAGATTCTGCCATCAGTCTCTGATtcggaggaagaagatggagggtTCAGAGTTTCAAAGCAAATGATTCCCTCGAAACAGTCCTCTAGCCCAAGCCTCTTAAGGACTTTAGCAGCATGAATCTTGTCGCCATTCGTGAATATCTGCCGTATCGGTACAAAGAAAAAGACACGCGTGAATTGAAATAGACATCCACAACGCGTGAGATGGAAAATTACAGCATGGCAATTGCGAGAACTTACAACTTTGCGAATTGGCAGGCTCAGAAGAATGTGTCTAAGAACAGGGTCGGGCTTGATTTTCTCGTAAGGCAATCTTCCATGAACAAAACTGTCGAAACACGGGAGATTTATATTAAAACATAGAATTTTCTAGAATTATCACTCATGACAAGAGTAAACTCAACAAAAACTTGTGGGGAAGAGTGAGAGAGTTGCTGTACCCATGGTAATCGTCGTGATCAAATTTGTAGCCAACAGCCTGCGCAATTCATAACAGAAATTAACATTACGACTAGTTTATGTCAACAAGAGAGCACAAATTTTGAGACTTGAGAAGGGAGAATAAACAAGTTACATACCCTTAATCCGGCCATTGTGGTACCATAGTTCTTATAGAGCAAATTGCACAGCTCCGCAATCCTGCTTTCCTCAATGCCAAGCTTCTCAACCATATAATCTGAAAacaaaatacatacatacatgcacaGAGTCAAACACTTTCTATAGATTCTGAAAACTGGGGTAGTAAACAACTCTAGGAATAGAATAGAAGGATTGAATACCCCCAATGTTCTTCAGGCACTCGACTGCGATTCCGGAACTCAAAGGATAGAGCGTATCATCTAAATCTACAATAGTGCAAAACATCAAAAAGGGTTATAAATTGACAAATAGCAGAGAATAGAGcttggaagaagaagaagaagaagaagaagaagaagaagaagaagaaaaggcttACCAAAGAGAAGGCAATCATATTTCGTCCTCTGAACCTTCCGGTATCGGTCTTCGAATTCCATTTTTGATCTGTAAATACTTCATAAACACAAACAATCCAGTATAAGCCATATGTTGTCAAATACTCAAATTGTAGAGCATTTAAAGCCCAGAAACCTAACACCAACCAAATCCTAAGTCTGAAAATGaggggggaaaagaaaagatccaACGTTTAGTCTTCAACGACCAAAATCGTTGAGATTTTACACCTGATAGCTAAGAACACATCCTATTATTGTTGCAAAATTAAGCGAAACTCGATTAAAAGTTCCAACTTTGTACGTATCCTCGTATAGAACTCCATAAAAACCGTTCATTTCAATCCCATCTTTGttatttaacttattttaacaCGAAATGGGCATCCAATGTGCGAATCCGCGTCACGGAAACAACAAACATACCAAAATCGCGAATCCGAGGGATCGCCCACGCAATGCCGAAGCGATTAGGAGGTGTAGAAGGGGAGAGAAAGGAATCgaaagctagggttttgatcaAAACGAAACCAATAGGTATTAGAGAAGGCGAAAGGAGGAGGTGCCCAGGAGGCAACACTTCCACGTGGCAGGTTTTCATTGGTCCAGCGTAGCTATTTTACCCCGTCGAACACGGCCCTCGAATTTTCCTGTTCCGAAACTACCCCCCGGAGGATTAACTCATTTGCCGGTTTGACCGTTCCTAGTAAATTTGACCACGCGTTGCACGGGTTCATATGCATATAATTGTATTGTTCACGCGAGGGCTACTATTGGCCGTTGAAAATggttttttccattttttttttcttttttcccgcGTAGGAGCACCAAATGGTAATAATTTTATTCCGACAATTTCTTTATTGATGATAAATTTACACCGACAACAAATTTATGGAATAAATATCGCCGACCATGTTTTTTCTTATATAGTTTCTTTAGAAAGTTTGCATATATTTATCTtagttttgtttggttttatttttacaagcaataatatattgcatatattgAAATGAGTTGGCTttaatatcattttttataattttattgaagaATGAAAAAGCATATATTTATGCATCTTCGTCTAAACTccattaattttatcaaaaaatattaaatgatTCTCAACATTAATTGAACCTGCAGGTTCTATCATTAAAGCTTCTCTATCATATGTTATCCGAGGCCAAAGTTACATTTTGTTTGATGgaataacatattttatttataaagtaatttttttgtttttcaaaaaaaatttgattagaaagtaaaatatcttatttattctaAACattggattaatttttttttatctaccaaataatataactttttgagtaaattaaatatatattcagaataagatattcatgttTAATTAGACTGTGGGTGTATTTTCTcaggagtaaaaaaaaattacaaaaatagggGTATTATAAAATTGTGGCTAACTATAGATGCTGGTTAAAGGAGAATTAATATGCATAGGATGATTCTGGAATTTTGAGGGATTAAATAGTAGTCATATAATTAGCCGAGTTTACAGGGCATGCTTGGGATAATTTTCatttcgaaaaattttaatactaatggatgaaaagatgtgtgagaaatatatattcatcaaaagAATAAATTGAATTGAGTGCttgaggggggaaaaaaaaaagaaggaaaaaatagTCATGAAAAGTGACACATGTGAATGTAAACTCAATTATTGTAAtaaacaatatataattattttgttgtttgttgtCAAACTCATAAGAGCAGTTTTAAGAGTGTGTGACTAATACACTCCAAGGAACATTGGGGTCGTTTAAGTTAGGAGGCCAATAATTGATGAGCGAAGtcaataatttaacttttttatatttaatttgaattaaatattccATGTGGCATTACTCTATTAGCCTTTCCTCTTGACTTATTCTTAGGTAGCAGGGTTCCCTAGCGGACCATGTAATATAAAGCATACTAGCAATATTTCTGCGCTTTGTaaattgtacaatttatatatttttaattatatttgtaaaatatagCATATACTACTGTTAATCTgttatacatatgtatattcttaactataaatatatataacgattattttatagaattaaagagaaatatcaacttattttataaatgttaaatatatatttatatcgaCATATGAtgtcaaaatattaaattttctgAAGCAAAATAATAAAGTTTGTAATATCATAGTTTTTTAGACCCGTTTATtcaaaagacttttttttttattatgttttttcacttctcatttttttaaagTCATTGTAGATCATTTTTATCAACACATATGCAAGTAATGTTAACAATtgaaaaaactataataaaataaaaagtagttatatgcttcataatttttaactatttaatttatgataattttctagaatttaaaaaatatataattaatcttgCAAGAAATTCTTAATTTTAACCAAATTATGTACCAAATATTTCttaaaagtataaaaacatCAGAGAAATTAGATAGAATTCTTTTAAAATTAGGACTTAAAAAGATAATTGAGAGAAAGTGGAGAATACTCCGATTGACTTAATAGTTGGTAGAACGTAGAAGATAGAGCTGTTAAATCTAATAAATCTTCAAATCAATTTAGAAACATAACTCAAATTAAACCAATTAAAGTGTGATGGGATATTAATCAAACTAATAATATTGTTGACGGGtcaatttcaaaatggcttATAGCTGGGCTTAATGATTACATTGAGTGTATGTCCATATCTCATACAGGccaataaatttatacaatagaaatatcaaaacaaaattttaattaactcaatttattttataatattttaaatgacTATATATTAacatttgtaaattttagataatactcattaaaataaaatatatttttcttatgagGTTCATGGTGGACCAGGTGCACTAATGGAGTGCACCCACAAAACAATGATTCCTCccttttgaaaattaatatttgcaTCCGGTGTAACGATTCGAtccgctaacaataataactcgttaggtcCAAACCatcgacccaaaatgcttaagttcagttattatgtctagcctaATCAAACTTATATACCTCCAGATCTAGTTATAACTATTCGATATGGAATTATTAATTAGGGTGTCACGCCCGGTATATGTATACATTTCATATGCAACAATAAATTCATACGatagaaatatcaaaaataatatttaattaatttattttattttatagtattctAAATGTctggataataaaaaattacataacaTAGAcatattatcaaaataaattatatatttttttattaggtcTATAGCGCACGGAATGTTTGGGCGGGACATATGTCAATGTATCTAGATTGTTTCTGTTTCAATAcagtaatagataatagatagataaataatagatacataatatttttacgTAATTGAGAATACGTTGTAATGAAGTGTACATACagtattttttctatataatatttaattagctaATATTTAGCTGGAATTGGTGACGATATATATTCTATTTTATcactgtaatatatatatatatattctattctATTATTATAATGTTTACTTTTCGTTCTGTGTCTGTACACGTACTGTAGCTTCAAAATTTTTGTGACCTCTTTGTCTTTTCGTGTGTAGGTGTTCCCGTTGCAATTATTGTTGGCAATAAAGCGTCACTTAGCTAGGAGAGGATGCGTTGTTCTCGGGTAAGCTTCTAGATGATAAAACTAATGCCAACTGAAATGTAgaaatgaaaatattaattgtttCAATAGTTGAGCAAGATGTTTTGCCCCAAATAATAGTTTTCCACAAACATTTCACAAATAATAATGGTTCATCTAGCtacttaatttttaatggcttTAGCCAAGTGTTTACTTTATTAACTGATCTATTTGATTATTCAGACCAAAAGAGATTTAAATTAGATTGAAATAGTGTTAACAACTTAAGTTTGTATATAGAGAGCTACATCAATTGCAACCGTCAAATTCTGTGCGTTTGCAATTGATCCTATTTTTAATAGACAGTAAGATCACTTTGTGTTCCTATATATTTCTGATTCAAGCTCTTTACTAAGGGGTCTAAATAGTTTTTATGAAGAATAACACTTGTATGATTGGAAAAACCTGTGGTATTGTACCTAACCTGCTACAGGACTTGAGTAATTAGGGTGGCTATTAGCTAGCTGGAATGGGCTGTTTAAAGGGGCGTCCTACGTACGCACCAAGTTTGGACTATTGCAGAGATATACTTTTGCTTTCATCTCACCTCATGTTACTTCGTGCTAATACTAAGGGTGAaagtgtacatatatatatagagagagagagagagagaaagagaaagagagagagagagagagagagtgagagagagagaggccacTATATAAAATAGTACAAGTGTTtggtaatattaaatttttgattcttggatgaaaaaaaatatgcggttagatTAATAATATTGGTTTCtg from Ananas comosus cultivar F153 linkage group 18, ASM154086v1, whole genome shotgun sequence encodes:
- the LOC109724476 gene encoding uncharacterized protein C24B11.05-like, which translates into the protein MEFEDRYRKVQRTKYDCLLFDLDDTLYPLSSGIAVECLKNIGDYMVEKLGIEESRIAELCNLLYKNYGTTMAGLRAVGYKFDHDDYHGFVHGRLPYEKIKPDPVLRHILLSLPIRKVIFTNGDKIHAAKVLKRLGLEDCFEGIICFETLNPPSSSSESETDGRIFDIVGHLSRPNEGVELPKTPILCKPYVEAMDQALKIANIDPQRTIFFDDSVRNVQAGKQIGLYTVLVGTSHRAKGADYALESIHNIREALPELWEEAEKSEDVLYSGKVAIETPVTA